A region of the Pseudorca crassidens isolate mPseCra1 chromosome 9, mPseCra1.hap1, whole genome shotgun sequence genome:
CAGCTGGCTACAAACTGCTCTGAGTCATGGAAATTAATAATAACATCACAGAATTTATTCTCTTAGGACTTTctcagaaaaaggaaattgaagtCCTCTTTTTTTTACTGTTCTTGCTTTGTTACATTGCAATTTTGATCGGAAACCTACTTGTCATGATTTCTATCACCTGCAGTCAACTTATTAACCAGCCTCTGTATTTCTTCCTGAGTTACCTCTCTCTCTCAGACCTTTGCTATACCTCCACTGTGACCCCCAAGTTGATCACTGACTTGCTGGCAGTAAAGAAGACCATTTCCTACAATGGCTGCATGACACAGCTCTTTACCACGCACTTCTTTGGGGGGATCGAGGTCTTCATCCTCACAGGGATGGCCTATGACCACTatgtggccatctgcaagccccTGCATTACACTGTCATCATGACCAGACAGAAGTGTGATGCCATGATCGCTGCTTCCTGTGCTGGGGGATTCCTGCATTCCTTTGGTCAGTTTCTCCTGGCCATCTCTTTACCCTACTGTGGCCCCAATGAAATAGATCATTACTTCTGTGATGTGTATCCTTTGCTGAAACTGGCCTGCACTGACACCAGCAGAATCGGTCTCCTGGTCATTGCCAATTCGGGCCTGATGAGCCTGGTGATTTTTGTGGTCTTGTTGATATCTTACGCTATGATCTTATATACTGTCAGGTCCTACTCTGTAAAGAATCTCCGCAAAGCTCTCTCCACCTGCAGTTCCCACATCACTGTGGTGGCCCTCTTTTTTGctcctttattctttatttatattcGACCAGCAACTACTTTACCAGAAGACAAAGTGTTCGCTCTTTTTTATACTAGCATTGCTCCCATGCTCAACCCTCGAATCTACACACTGAGAAACATGGAGATGAAGAAAAGCCATAAAGAAACTATGGTGCCATGttacaggaagaaaggaaacgaACTGAAAGATATCCCTGATTTTCACCACTGAGCTTGTTGAATATAAGACTTCTCTActctgaaaactttaaaatgcatAATGTTTGTCTATGTATTTGTGTCTAGCAACATGTATAGGCTCAAATATGAGCGAAATTTACAATTCCGAGGATTTGTCCAGGCACTCTGCTATGTCTCTTCTAGCTTTATTATTTATATCTCTTTTGCCCCATTGATGGTTTGGCTGTGTAACCAGTTTGCATATTTAGCAGCAGACTATCAAAGCCACCATGCAATACAAATCAACACTGAGAGCCCATATAGCTCATTCTTATATGTGACCATATTCAAGGAAGCTAATTCCAGCCACCAAACaatgatttaaaagataattccagggcttccctggtggcgcagtggttgggagtcctcctgctgatgcaggggacgcgggttcgtgccccggtccgggaagatcccacatgccgcagagcggctgggcccatgagccatggccactgagcctgcgcgtccggaatctgtgctccgcaacggcagaggccacagcagtgagaggcccgcgtacagcaaaaaaaaaaaaaaaaagataattccaaTCTTTCACTTGCATCACATAGAGAATCTTATAAAAGATCAAATTTATGACCTGCcacaatatttcttaaaaaaatcatcttctaCTCTGATCATTTGTAGCCAGTGGCGACCTGGAACTTCTCACATGCCTAAGCCCCTCATTAAactcttttcttttgttctaatgagctTTTTCTACCAGCTCTGTTCATGTACAAGCGAACTGCAACTCTCTGATTCTAGCACCTTATAGTGTATTTGTTAAGGGCATGAGTTCTGGACTCAGAATTGCTTACTAATTATGAGGAGTGGGACATATAGCCAACAAAGCCtctattaatgataataatagcccAACAGTCACAGTCTTGTGACGATATGTGAAGGGCTGCAACACTGCctgtcacacagtaagtgctcaataagcatGAGCTATTTTTATTGCCCAACCCCGTTATGCATCAGAAAAGTAACCATTCTGACAATAAGTTTCCTCCGGAGCAGTGGGAGTATAAGCATGGGAAAAAGTTAAGGAACACATATTAATATCATGTTCCTGTTACTGgtgaaattaaatttttcttagaGTGGGCAAGTAGAAAATATCAGTTAAACTCAATGGGTACATTTTTTTGGCACTGTACAAGTTAAAGGCAGCTTTTTCAGCAGGAATTGAAAGTCACCCAACATCAGAAATGGCTAGGAGCAAAATTAGGCCGGTGGACAATTGGTTAGGAATGGGGAGAATCTCAGAGGTCTTTAAAAACTTCACtgacatgggggcttccctggtggtgcagtggttgggagtccgcctgccgatgcaggcgacgcgggttcgtgtcccggtccgggaggaccccacgtgccgcggagcggctaggcccgtgagccatggccgctgagcctgcgcgtccggagcctgtgctccgcaacgggagaggccacagcggtgagaggcccgcgtaccgcaaaaaaaaaccccaaaaacttcACTGACATAACATACTTGCATGAGA
Encoded here:
- the LOC137231238 gene encoding olfactory receptor 4P4-like, with amino-acid sequence MEINNNITEFILLGLSQKKEIEVLFFLLFLLCYIAILIGNLLVMISITCSQLINQPLYFFLSYLSLSDLCYTSTVTPKLITDLLAVKKTISYNGCMTQLFTTHFFGGIEVFILTGMAYDHYVAICKPLHYTVIMTRQKCDAMIAASCAGGFLHSFGQFLLAISLPYCGPNEIDHYFCDVYPLLKLACTDTSRIGLLVIANSGLMSLVIFVVLLISYAMILYTVRSYSVKNLRKALSTCSSHITVVALFFAPLFFIYIRPATTLPEDKVFALFYTSIAPMLNPRIYTLRNMEMKKSHKETMVP